CTTTATGCGTCACGTGAGAATTtcctttattattatttgactTGGCTGCCCTGGTACATATCACGTATACGCAACGTATAATTCCGCAAAAAAAGGCATTGATTTTTTTGATTTCCCTTCGTTGTCAGTTTTTTTAGTCCtttctttagtttttgttttttgcgcCACTTTATTTATTACTTTGATTGTTTTTCACTTTACAGCTTGGAGTTATTAGTGCTTTTCTTTGCtattctgaaaaatatttgcttgGCATTTCTGGGGAACTGAAgttgattttgtttgtttgtgtttgccaCTTTTTACGCTTTCTCTgtattttgctttttatttctttatttttgtatttttttcgctttgttgttgtttgctcTGTTGCTTGCTGTTCGGGGCTCATCATcatcaaacacacacatacactctgGCAGGatagcacacacacacacacagatacactcaCACAGACGCGCGCGTAAAGAATATAGTAAAGTACAAATTGCTCACAATTTCCTGGCTGGATCTGCTCTAGTTAGTCGGTtgctttgttgctgctgtttttAATTGCCTTCTCACTTTTCAGATTTTCTTTAAGAGACAACTCCACGACCACGCGCTACTACGTCTGACCACGTTCTGAATCAAGTTGGGCCAAAATCAAGTCCTTCTGGCTGTTGTTGGTGAAATTTCTGAATGATTTTCACCAACAAGCGGCTGGCGAAATACTCACAGGACATGCGCAGTGGAAAAGCGGCGACCCTGCAGGTGACACACTTTTCCGCGCCAACCGTCTTCGTCGATGGAGTGGATTTTCCGAACCCCCTCCCACCCTATTCCGAGCCCCCGTGACTTAACCCCATTCCCCCCTCGCTTACTATTTACATGGCACACTCGGTTTAAGGCGGCAAGCAGTTTTCCTTTAGTTACTTGCCGTTTTTTTCGTCCtgtttgtattttgtagtttgAAGTGAATTTAGCATGCATTGCCTCCTGGATGGCTGAAGGATATGTGCTTGGGTGAGTGTGTTTGTGGCACAAATGTCATTTTCGATGCTCGAACATTTTTCGAGGAAGCTGCCTCCCAGCCGTCCTGCCGCCCTGCCGCACAGCTCGGGGAGTTGAAAATTCGCATTTGCCGCATCCATAATGAATGAATTGTCCTTTCGGCCAGCTTCGTCTCTCGGTTAAGCTTCTGGGTTAACTGACCTTTAGCAGTGCGgcaaaacacaaaacacaacGGAGCTTAAaaacaaatgcaaataaaGAACTGCCTCCTCGTTTTGTATTTCAAAGTTCACTattgtttgccatttttgcGGCAACATGCaatccaaaattatatttattccAATATATCCCCTACTATACAGAGACTTATGAAAAGTAAACAATTTAATACTGCtgattttgacattttctaattaaatatttaagccatcattttaattaataaaacaagatTAAATTGTGTTTGCTCAATGTGTGTGTGCGGAGCAATATCTAAGCAATAAACGAGTGCTTGCTCAGAACACAGTTCCATATGTgtgttttaaacaaattacaGTTTTTGGGACAATTTGTATGGTGTTTGGCTTTCTCCATAAAAGGAGTAATTGCACTCGGGCTAAAGCTGAGTGGCCAAAAACGAATTAAAACTATGCAATTcgaattaaacaaaataaatggcaATAAAATGTTGTTTCGTTAtcatttttatacaaattttgtattaaatttaCGTTCAATCCCTAGAAAGGTGGCCATCTTTTCTTATAacattggccaagatataggcACGGTAGGAACCTTATAAGAGTGTTGCGGATATTACAAGGGATTCCTTcagataaaatttaaaaatgattaTAGGGAACCATTCTACAAAGAATTCAATGCATTCCCTATCCCTATTCCTATTAGATGGAAATCGAGACGATACAAAACGTTCAATCCCTAGAAAGATGCTcatcctttcttgttttcatttGTGTTagtaaacattttaatttagaaGTATGTAACTATGTAACAGGAGCTGCCTTCCTCCAtaatttgttgaaataaacTTAAGGGGAAAATTTTTGTCACGTTGGCGGTGCCCAGAAAAGAAATCACTGGCTCAATTCAACTCAACCGCtctagaatcggatgaaaagtAGCCAAGCTATTGACATGGCTGGTAGCCCTATATGAGTATCCACGATTTTATATGGActtcatcagaaaaattttgaaaaaaattgatcaaaaattttgtttgaatgttttaatgcagatttttagagaatccatctacaattcgtttaaggtattccgctctggaatcggataaaaattggccaagatatcgACATGGCCAATGGCCCTATATAAGGATCCGGCATTTTATAGGGACTTCatcaggaaaattttgaaaaaaattgatcaaaaattttgtttgaatattttaatgcagatttttAGAGAATTCATctacaattcgtttaaggtattccgctctggaatcggataaaaattggccaagatatcgACATGGCTAGTGGCCCTATATGAGGATCCGGCATTTTATAGGGACTTCatcaggaaaattttgaaaaaaattgatcaaaaattttgtttgaatattttaatgcagatttttAAAGAATCCATCTACAATTCGTTTAGGGTATTCCGCTCtggaatcggataaaaattggccaagatatcgACATGGCCAATGGCCCTATATGAGGATCCGGCATTTTATAGGGACTTCatcaggaaaattttgaaaaaaattgatcaaaaattttgtttgaatgttttaatgcagatttttagagaatccatctacaattcgtttaaggtattccgctctggaatcggataaaaattggccaagatatcgACATGGTTAGTGGCCCTATATGAGGATCCGGCATTTTATAGGGACTTCaacaggaaaattttgaaaaaaattgatcaaaaattttgtttgaatgttttaatgcagatttttagagaatccatctacaattcgtttaaggtattccgctctggaatcggataaaaattggccaagatatcgACATGGCTAGTGGCCCTATATGAGGATCCGGCATTTTATAGGGACTTCatcaggaaaattttgaaaaaaattgatcaaaattttgtttgaatgttttaatgcagatttttAGAGAATCCATCTACAATTCGTTTAGGGTATTCCGCTCtggaatcggataaaaattggccaagatatcgACATGGCTAGTGGCCCTATATGAGGATCCGGCATTTTATAGGGACTTCatcaggaaaattttgaaaaaaattgatcaaaaattttgtttgaatgTTTTAATGCATATTTTTAGAGAATCCATCTaaaattcgtttaaggtattccgctctggaatcggataaaaattggccaagatatcgACATGGTTAGTGGCCCTATATGAGGATCCGGCATTTTATAGAGACTTCatcaggaaaattttgaaaaaaattgatcaaaaattttgtttgaatgttttaatgcagatttttagagaatccatctacaattcgtttaaggtattccgctctggaatcggataaaaattggccaagatatcgACATGGCTAGTGGCCCTATATGAGGATCCGGCATTTTATAGGGACTTCatcaggaaaattttgaaaaaaattgatcaaaattttgtttgaatgttttaatgcagatttttAGAGAATCCATCTACAATTCGTTTAGGGTATTCCGCTCtggaatcggataaaaattggccaagatatcgACATGGCTAGTGGCCCTTTATGAGGATCCGGCATTTTATAGGGACTTCatcaggaaaattttgaaaaaaattgatcaaaaattttgtttgaatgTTTTAATGCATATTTTTAGAGAATCCATCTaaaattcgtttaaggtattccgctctggaatcggataaaaattggccaagatatcgACATGGCTAGTGGCCCTATATGAGGATCCGGCATTTTATAGAGACTTCatcaggaaaattttgaaaaaaattgatcaaaaattttgtttgaatgttttaatgcagatttttAGAGAATCCATCTACAATTCGTTTAGGGTATTCCGCTCtggaatcggataaaaattggccaagatatcgACATGGCTAGTGGCCCTATATGAGGATCCGGCATTTTATAGGGACTTCatcaggaaaattttgaaaaaaattgatcaaaaattttgtttgaatgTTTTAATGCATATTTTTAGAGAATCCATCTaaaattcgtttaaggtattccgctctggaatcggataaaaattggccaagatatcgACATGGCTAGTGGCCCTATATGAGGATCCGGCATTTTATAGAGACTTCatcaggaaaattttgaaaaaaattgatcaaaaattttgtttgaatgttttaatgcagatttttagagaatccatctacaattcgtttaaggtattccgctctggaatcggataaaaattggccaagatatcgACATGGCTAGTGGCCCTATATGAGGATCTGGCATTTTATAGGGACTTCATCaggaaaatgttgaaaaatttgttcaaaaattgtgttggaaagtttttatgcagattttaGGGGAATCCATTTACAAATCTCTGAAGGGATTCCTttggataaaatttaaaaactgcaATAATGAACCATACTTCAAAGAAATCAATGCATTGCCATCCCCAATTAGATGGATCATACTGAAATGTTTCATGCAGTAGGAGCTGCCTTCCTCCAtaatttgttgaaataaatttaagggGAAAAGTTTTGAAAGCCCCTTTTCCGCAGATACACGTTGGCGGTGCCCAGAAAGGAAACCACTGGCTGAAAACTGCGAAAATGCGAAATGTGAAACGCAACAAAATCAGAAGAGGAAAACCAAACTCACAGAAATagaaaccgaaaccaaaacTCAACGGAGCAAAATCAACGCCAACGGCGGCTGCCTGTCaattaaaacattaaaacGCGCTGAAAAATGCACCAAAAAGTCGAAAAACAAACACAGCACCAACAACGCCGGCGATTAGAAGCATAGAATTTCGCAATTGAGCACTTAGAGCCAGAGCCCAGACTCAAAAAAGTGcacagaaaataattttcactACAATTTTCTCAAATTATGATTAAGTCTGCAATAGTTTAAATGATAATATTTATACACCAAATAtgattaaaaatatagaattgGATAATTGATACATGATTTTTCTTTGGATGTTGAGTCCCAAGCGGAGGAAGGGGAGTGGCCCGGCGTTGGGGGCAACACTAATGTGTGACCCAGTTTGGGGCACCATGCAGGAAAGGAACTCTGTTTTGGCCATTTGCTTTTGATCATTAAAAACTGGTTGGCCGCAAACGCCAAAGCGCATACGACTGCGGTTAAATTAATAGTATCAAAGCCCGCCATAAATAATTATGAATAAATCATCGGGTCCCAGCTGGATGAAGTGTGAATGGAgcgcattaaaaataaatgcctTCAAAATCCATTATATAAAATGATTAAATAAACAGAATTTATTATGTTTACCGAAGCGGATTTGTTTAatgacaaataaattaaaaataaacatattagAAGAGGATTAAAAAGGATTATGGTTTGTAAATTTTATAGAGAATATGAAAATTGCGAGGCTGGCTGttctattaatttaaattattcattGTATATTTGTTTATCTTTGTATATACTGTTTCTATATATCCCACCTCACTTGTCcatatttctcttttttttaccGCCCATGCCATTGGCGGCTGCGGAGCTTTCGGCAGCGGCTTTATAAACGGCCGGCGATGGCGGCCGCGAGCCGAGTTATACCGTTAGATTAGCCGAACGCGCGCGTTTTTCCCACGACCACAACACATTAACTAACCACCATGAAGGATCTCAAGATGCACTGCCTCCTAGTGGTAGGAATTATCGGTTCTGTCGTTGCCTTTCCGGATGGAGCTCCGTCGGATACGTGTGTGAAGCAGCGAGCGAATCAACCCAATCATGGAAAGGCCAGAAGTCAGCCGGCTCACTCCAATCCCTTCGAGGTTGTGGCCGATTCCCAGACCTATCATCCCGGCCAACAGATATCGGTGGTTGTGTATCCGCACTCGGATCAGAGCACCGTTTTCCGAGGCTTCTTCCTCCAGGCAAGGGATGCCAATTCGAACGAGTGGATCGGGGAGTGGGTGCAGAGCGAGAACACCAAGACTATTCCAGAGTGCTCTGCCATAACGCATTCGGATAATCGGGATAAGCTGGGAGCCAAGCTGATTTGGAAGGCTCCCCAAAATAAGCGAGGAAACGTTTACTTTACGTAAGTAACATAAGGCTTTAAGGATGGCTTTAAAGGGCCTCCATAGCGCTATAAATAGTACCAGAAATGGCAttcttttttggccaaaaactaaCTTAGTATATAAAAGACAGTACGTGTCTTTTATCGTCCGTGGCCATCATCATAATCATCATTAGGAGCAGAAGTGGCTGTACCATCATCGTCGGTAGCCGTGAAGGGATTCATTAATCATACGCCACGTTGACCCACATAATGTAATGCGCGCATAATTGTCAGGCCGACAAAAAGTTGCCGGATAATCGCACAAAGGCATTATgtaattgatttatttggaaagAGAGTCTCTGGCGAAAAAGAGTCTCCAATCCGTCCAATCATCCGTTCAACAAAAAAGGCATCAACACACCAAAGACGCCAAAAGCCAAAGAAAAGTTGTCAATGGTTTTTGTGGGACAACAGCAACTTTGTCAGCCGCCAACACTCTGCTACATGAAACAGTTTTTTTTCTATACCTTTTATCATTAATCATTCTAGCAGGCACCAAATATGATTAATCAAGAGGGAAAGTAGTGGTTTAATCAAAAGTTTTAGGTTGGGTTTCAAGagaaactttcaaaaaaatctTAGGCagccttttattttaaaatccaGTTTTCATTTGAAATGCTTGTAGCTTAGTGTTGGCTTAAATACAACCATCATTTGAAATTGTCGAATCATCAATTATTACCTATTTATAGACACCGTTTGCGTGCAATCTGCcgtataaattaaaatccaTTATGACTCGGCTCGACTCAACtgggaaatttaaattttcttttgcaGGGGCACTGTGCTACAGGAGTACGGCACCTTCTGGAGCGACATCGTTAACAAAGTACAGGCGGAGCCGCAATAACTGAAATTATGTACTTAGTTATAAGACAGCTGAACCGACCCAACCAATCAGCCGGGcaataaatcttaaaaaccCTAATTAGTCAAAAAGAAATTGTTGTTTGAAGATTTTCCAAAAGACCCTTTGCAATCAACGTTACCAAACAAAATTATTGACTTTTTAGCCTAACGTTTATGAATGACCACTCTCACACACATAGCACATACACATTTAGAAGGCACACCCACATTGGAACGCCCACCACCTGCCACCACCCACTCGAACTCGGCCAAATCAAAGGCACGAGCCGGGCACGTTTGGCTTTCCAGACACGTTGCCCAGCTTCTCATTGGAAATTCGTTTTGGGCGTGCAAGTAAATTGGAAACTTTAAGCACCTTTCATGCCGGCTATGGGAGGGGAACCGATAGCGATAAAGTAATTAGACCAGGCCTCTGGTCTCTCAGACGGCCacaaaaattggccaaaacaTAAGCCAAGAGAATCGGAGCAGGTCTAAGTATTTGGGATTGCCCTTTTGCTGATTGCCTCTAATCGGACGAAGCGGATAAGAAATCAACATCAGACGATAAGGTTTCCATAAATTGGTTTCGAGAACAAATCGGAAATGTCAGGTGCGACTAGgtcaataaaaacatttagTAAACATTCTCTTTCTTAAGTTTCTTATCAATTAAGAGTGAGAATTTGACTTTCCATCAAAACAAGCAATTATTGAATAACAACATCAATGCAAAACAACATGGCattgaagaaaaatattattcaagAGGTAAGTACAATGTTTTAAACTCACCAAAAACCGGgttttttcttgtattttttctttaatatattatatatattttctttataatcCTAATAACAGATACGACTTTAGAAAGAAGAACCAACAGCCGCGACTTTAGAAACAAAACTGATTTTTCAAATTGCGTTTCGcatatttaatattcataCAAGACCGGAATTTCTAATATTAGAATTGATTATTGTacgtatagtatagtataagTGAAACATCACAGCCGCAGCGATAAATTCTTCCTGTAAGATTGTTTGCTTTCTTTAGAAACAACTGGTATCAGTTTGAGAAGAATTCCCTtgaaaaatgcaacaaaatcGAAGCTGTTGCTGTTCGGGGATCTCTACTGTAAGCATGTAAGCGCATTCTAACTTTCGATAGCTTGTTTACCCGGCTGCGAGTTcagttgttattgttgttccATTGAAATGTGCTTGGCAACCCACGCGAATTGGCAAACTGGGGGGTACACATAGGTAGTAGAATGGGGGATAATGGGGCCCGAACAGGGCGGGGTGTTTTCGTGCGTTGCATTCGCCTGCCGTCTGGCGACTTGTTTTGATCGAATTCGCCGCGCCGGTTGTCTTTGTCTGGCTTCGCCGAACGCCCAGGGGTGTGCCCGAAAGCTGAGCGGGTCCAGTAAGTCACCTAGAACAGCGGAGAATGCGCTCCTGGACGGTTCGAGTTCGTTGTCCAGCCGGTCGAGTCTGTTTTTCAGCACGCGTTTTGTTTTACTGCACAGTGACTTGTTGCTCTCCGCCGTCTGCCTGTGCTTCGTTTATCAGCGATTGCCGGCAGCTCAACACTTTCAGTTCACGTTTAGCAACTTTCCGGAGAGGTTCGCCAGAGATTCCAACAGATTCACACACCAGGATGGTTATCAATTTCGCCGCCGGTCCAGCCAAGTTGCCCGAAGAGGTCAGTAGTATGGTGGCATGATGTCCCTTCTCCCTGGGTTACGACCTTTAACGCTTAGTTCTCTGCAAGAAAAGAGAGTATACATTGCTCTTCATTTAAATTCATTAGCTATTAGGTGTTTTATAACCTTAGTTTTCTTTCCAACCTTTTACTTACATGGCATATTCCCTTTTGTTCGTACAGGTTCTAAAAGAAGTACAGGCCAACCTCCTCAACTGCAATGGCAGCGGGATTTCGGTCATGGAAATGTCCCATCGCTCCAGCAACTATGGAAAGATCCAGGAAACTGCCATCAACGATCTACGGGAGCTCCTCAATGTGCCCAGCAACTACAAAATCCTCCTGATGCAGGGCGGTGGCACCGGACAGTTTGCCGCGGTAGCTCTCAACTTGATCGGGATTACTGGCAGTGCTGATTATGTTATCACCGGATCATGGTCGTCGAAAGCAGCCAAGGAAGCGGCTCAGTATGGAAAAGTGAATGCCGTGATTCCCAAGCTGGCCAAGTACACGACAGTTCCCAGACAAAGCACTTGGCAATTGGATCCAAAAGCATCCTATGTCTACTACTGCGACAATGAAACAGTTGAGGGCGTGGAATTTGATTTTATTCCCGAAATTCCAGAAGGTGTACCCCTGGTGGCCGATATGTCGTCCAATTTCCTCTCTCGCCCCTTCGATGTCAGCAAGTTTGGTGTCATCTTTGCGGGAGCCCAGAAAAACATCGGACCAGCGGGCACAACAGTAATCATTGTCAGGGAGGACTTAATTGGCAAGCATCTGAAGACCACACCCTCCATCCTGAACTTTGAGCTGATGGACAAGAACAGCTCACTGCTCAATACTCCTCCGACGTTCGGGTAATGGGTCTTCATATTTTCTTACTTTCTGCAAAATCTTAAGAATTCTCCCTTTTAGAATCTATGTTATGGGCCTGGTGTTCAAGTGGATCAAGAGCAATGGAGGCATTGCTGGCATGGAAAAGCAATCCGCCGCCAAATCCAAGCTTATCTATGACATTATCGATCAGTCCAATGGCTTCTTCTACTGCCCCGTAGACGCTAATGTGCGCTCGCGCATGAATGTACCCTTTAGGATCGGTAGTGCCGCCGGTGACGATGCCCTAGAAAAGGAGTTCCTGGCCAAAGCGGAAGCGGAAGGCATGATCCAGTTAAAAGGTCATCGTTCAGTGGGCGGAATTCGTGCCTCTCTTTACAATGCAGTTACGCTTGCTGAAACCCAAAAGCTGGCCAATCTGATGCTGGctttttacaaaaacaataaaaattaggACCACTCTTTTCTAATTAGTTTGATTATTGTTTTACAAAAGACCTCGTTGCCGGAAGATCTCGTCTAGCTTAAGTTCCAGGTTGGCGTTGGTTCCTCGCAGGTTGTCAACCACCTGTTTGGCCCAAACAAAGTACTGCTCACGTCGTTCCTGATAGGGAAGAGATAATTACGGTGATATAATTTGTACTATGGATTATTATGGAAAAGACCCACCTCTGTCCATCCCTTGGGGGTGTTAACCAGCAGATCCCTGAGGTTATCCAACTTATCGGCCAGTTTTATGAGCTTAGCTCGGGAGCTGGTTTTGGGTCCATTAACTATTTGCAGTCGCTTTCGCTCCTGCTTCTCCAACGACTTGTCATCGGTCACTTCACGCACCAAGCCGCACACATCAGGGCCGAATAGTTGCTCCACATCCGAAAACGTCGCGTCCGTATCCTCAACCACATCGTGAAGAAGGGCTGCCATGAGAACTGCCTCATCCGTGACGCAGGCCTCCACGGACAGAATGGTGCTCACATTAATCACATGATTAACATAAGGAGTTTCCTGGGGGTCCTTTCGTCTTTGTGTTCGATGTTTCAGAGCCGCATATTGCAGGCATTCCATAAATTTACAAGAAGGATATGTCGTCATTACGTTATACTAAGATAAAAGCTAAGAAGAAGCTGAAACCAGTATATCAATCAGGATGAGGGTACAAGACCTTTTTCAATATACAATTATTTGGATTTGCCGGCaataactttatttattaaaaatgtaaacaccAACAGCTGGCACAGTGTTAGACAACGTAAAATCTTTGTTTGGCTTCAGCCCTGAAAGTTATCGATACAAAAAACGATAAACGCCCGCACTTGCggtataaatttaaaaacctttaTTTGAAGGAATATAAAACTAATCCTTCTTAGGATTCTTGTCCTCGCATTTGTTGCACTGCTCGCTCGCGGACTTTTCAGCAGCCAACTTGGCTTCTTGGGCCGCCTTGGCAGCTTGGCGCTCCAACTCCGGAATATAGAAGATTTTGCGTGACTTCAGCGCCGACCACTTGTGTCGTTTGATGTAATAGGATATACCTATCAAGAAGGCAGACATAATAACCACCTTGATGAGCAACAGCCGACGTTCATCCGATTCCGGTTCAGATGTCCACTTCAAGAAGGTACACACATCCTTGGCTATCTGCGCAGCGGAGGCAGCCACGTTCTCGTCGGCATATGTGACCACTTCGTTGTCAATTACTTTGCCCATGGAAATGGCGCCTCCTGAAAAGTACGGATTAAAGTACTGCCCGTCGCGCAAAGTGAAACCAGCTGGCGGCTCACAGTATCCGGTGAGCAGTGCAAAGACATAATCCTCGCCCCCCTTGCGTGCGGACACGATGTAGCTCAAATCCGGCGGATAAGCTCCGTTGTTGGCGGAACGAGCCGCGTCCTCGTTGGGGTACGGGGATGGGAAGTGATCGGATAGTTTTCCCGGGCGATCGAAATAGTTCCCCTCCTCGTTGGGGCCATCCTTAACAGTGATTCCCTCCGCCTCCGATTTGGCCTCTGACTCGGTCATGCACACCCCGACCAGGTTGCGATAAGCGATGTATTGCAGCGAGTGGCAACTGGAACACACCTCCTTGTAAACAAAATAACCGCGTCGCACACCCTCCTTGTCCAGGGCAGCCAGCAATCCTGTGTGATTCCAGGCCTGGTGCGGTGGATGGACGCTATCTGAAGAAGCGTCAACACTGGTCTCCAAGGCGTACATCAGAAGTCCTGCCCCTCCGGTTAGGACTCCCAGGGCACCTAGTAGTTTGGGACGTCCGGCGAAAAATGTGCGCCCAGATGAGGTAGCCTTTGGACGCACCGATGTCCAGTTGAAGCCGCCCTTGGCCATCTGGAACAGCTTCGAGCTGAAGCTTCGCAATTTCTCGGACATGCTGGATAACTTCAATATCGTTCGACCCTGTTTCGTTAATTTTGTGGATGACAGAGCTCACTTACTAAAAATGAGAGTtgtcaaaaaagaaaacaatgtGTGGAACAGAGTCTAGAGTTGCCAGGCGGCAACAAGTATGGCGAATCAATAGGCACtccattttatttcaaatgaAATTTGAGGTTAGGCCTGTTCcgattttaagtttaaaacttAACGGTTTAACTtgataattttataaaaataaaatacattgaAAATAAAGGTAATAGTGCATAGTTAAGGTAATTGTAAGCTGTAAAGATTCTAAACTAAatcaaataatcaaaaatactTTACTTGAGAGCTCCGTAAGCTTGAGCTCTGTTgattgttttcaatatt
The Drosophila bipectinata strain 14024-0381.07 chromosome 3R, DbipHiC1v2, whole genome shotgun sequence DNA segment above includes these coding regions:
- the LOC108119792 gene encoding putative defense protein 3 is translated as MKDLKMHCLLVVGIIGSVVAFPDGAPSDTCVKQRANQPNHGKARSQPAHSNPFEVVADSQTYHPGQQISVVVYPHSDQSTVFRGFFLQARDANSNEWIGEWVQSENTKTIPECSAITHSDNRDKLGAKLIWKAPQNKRGNVYFTGTVLQEYGTFWSDIVNKVQAEPQ
- the LOC108119879 gene encoding probable phosphoserine aminotransferase; protein product: MVINFAAGPAKLPEEVLKEVQANLLNCNGSGISVMEMSHRSSNYGKIQETAINDLRELLNVPSNYKILLMQGGGTGQFAAVALNLIGITGSADYVITGSWSSKAAKEAAQYGKVNAVIPKLAKYTTVPRQSTWQLDPKASYVYYCDNETVEGVEFDFIPEIPEGVPLVADMSSNFLSRPFDVSKFGVIFAGAQKNIGPAGTTVIIVREDLIGKHLKTTPSILNFELMDKNSSLLNTPPTFGIYVMGLVFKWIKSNGGIAGMEKQSAAKSKLIYDIIDQSNGFFYCPVDANVRSRMNVPFRIGSAAGDDALEKEFLAKAEAEGMIQLKGHRSVGGIRASLYNAVTLAETQKLANLMLAFYKNNKN
- the Mesh1 gene encoding guanosine-3',5'-bis(diphosphate) 3'-pyrophosphohydrolase MESH1 → MTTYPSCKFMECLQYAALKHRTQRRKDPQETPYVNHVINVSTILSVEACVTDEAVLMAALLHDVVEDTDATFSDVEQLFGPDVCGLVREVTDDKSLEKQERKRLQIVNGPKTSSRAKLIKLADKLDNLRDLLVNTPKGWTEERREQYFVWAKQVVDNLRGTNANLELKLDEIFRQRGLL
- the Cyt-c1L gene encoding cytochrome c1, heme protein, mitochondrial; this translates as MSEKLRSFSSKLFQMAKGGFNWTSVRPKATSSGRTFFAGRPKLLGALGVLTGGAGLLMYALETSVDASSDSVHPPHQAWNHTGLLAALDKEGVRRGYFVYKEVCSSCHSLQYIAYRNLVGVCMTESEAKSEAEGITVKDGPNEEGNYFDRPGKLSDHFPSPYPNEDAARSANNGAYPPDLSYIVSARKGGEDYVFALLTGYCEPPAGFTLRDGQYFNPYFSGGAISMGKVIDNEVVTYADENVAASAAQIAKDVCTFLKWTSEPESDERRLLLIKVVIMSAFLIGISYYIKRHKWSALKSRKIFYIPELERQAAKAAQEAKLAAEKSASEQCNKCEDKNPKKD